AATTGaaagacaacaacaaaatttcCTATATGCAAAGGGTAAGGAATAAGGATAGAATTATGTAACATCGAACGTAACCGCATCATACTAGTATATAAACAGCAGCAAATCATGTATATTCAATAAATTGGGGAGGTGACATATGAGCTAAACTTAGAGAGAGTCCAATATCCTAGTCGTCACAGTGAACTTCATGCACATattaaatctatatatatatatatatatatatatatatatagtattattATCATTAAGATTTCTTGTCCAGATATTACTCATTAGTCAATGATATTACAAGAGTATATACTATTATAGTATCATTTAGTAATGAGTAATTTCTAAATAGGAAAACTaccataaaatatatatgtatactctTATATTACCATGACTAATGAGTAATTTCTGAACAAGAAATCTTAATGATACCacaacaatatacatatactctTATAGTACCATTGACTAATGAGTAATTTCTGAACGAGAAACCTTAATGATATCAATGCATTATATGATACTGATTTGGAACTTGTTTGGCATTGCTACTAAATACAACTTAGTTTTAGAAGCActttttaaaatgactttttagaaaactgttttttttaaaaaaacatatatgtttgattaattcatttgaaaattatttttcataagcAAATTGTGTTTGACTAATCTTTTCAAAAAGTGCTTTTAAGAGTCAAATTACAACAAATGANTATATGTATACACTTTTTTTCAATGGGGCTTAGAGTAAAAGAAGAGGGAAAAGGGGAAAGGAATAATCTGTAAAAACGACTAAACGGTGGGGGGGGGATAGCATCACCCTTAACACTTCTTATGGGAAACTCGACTACAACTAAGCACTTTAGATTTGCAGCAGATccatgagaagaaaaaaaagaaaatgattataGTCACAAAAGGGAGATGTGACAATACAAAATCAGAATGGGGATACTCCATGACAATAACTTTAACACAATGAAGTAATAAGCCAAATAACAAGCGACTCCATGGTATCTAAACAATGTACagaaacaaaatttcaaaacaagAACCCGACTAATACTTCAAAAGATAAcgaaataatagaaataaaaaaatagaaaacaaaaccATGCTTCAAAAGCTTTGAGATACTCCAACAACCTAGTAGAACCAAATAATTAACACCTTAACTTTAGAGAGACTTAAAACTGGTCACTCATACTCTACCGCCATAGAGCTACATTTCACTAGACTAAGCTACTATTAATAAGAAATCACGATAACAAAGAAAGAAGCGAATAAATAAAGAGCCAGCAACCAAGAGTACTATAGCTTTTGTTAAATCGAAATGAGCATTAACAATCTCTTATATTGTGAATAACATGGGAAAACGACAATAGCTAATACTCAGATCTCAAAACACCATttttatataactttaaaaaatacacAAACTTATCTTTCATAAAATCAGGAGAAAAACCGATAAGGAACAGAATCAACAAATAGCCAGTTCAAATCATACAAGGAATTAAGTTTATACaacaatattttgaatttggCAGAGATGGAGGAATTAATCTAAGAGGATAAAAGGTTACCTTTTTTGGAGCAGCATTCCGGGAAATCCCCGAGAAGGGAGACGACCACCTCTACTActcaaaaaatttcaagtcGCCGACGAGAGTGCAAAATCTTGATAGTGGTTTACACCGGAAATATCTCCCAATCTTTTCGACTCCTTTTATATGTGGACCTTTAATTCACTGTAACTCTCCAAGAAAtctcccttcttttttttttctttttttgttgtcaaAATTTCCAGAAAACTCTTCTTTTCTAGACAAGAGAAAACCAACTCAAAGAAATTCCCAAATACTCCCAAAAAGAAATTCACCTAAGAACTGTGAGAAAGagaatactaataaaaaaaggGTTTTCGGATTGGGGGAAAGGCGAGGGCAAAATCgagtttttcttttcaaaataaatttaaaaacttcaaCCTTATCCTTAAAGCAAAAGGATAACCCGAATTGATTCTCAATTCCCAACGGACGGGAAAGAGTTGGATGTCTAGAATCGACCCATCGTCCTTCTTGTGCCACGCGTTTCCATCTGGACGTCGCAAGGACGAAAACGCGTGCCTTGCTTGGTTGATTTTGCTGCTGCAATCGTACGATGACAGAGATGAAGGGAGAAAATGATGAAGTTGTACTCTGCTCGCATTGTACCCATCCAAGGGGTGAAGTCTCCTACACCTTTCCGTTTATTCTCGATGTTGCCAGCTACTGACCTCCGTGAACTCGCCCTCGCGTGGGAGGGAGGAGGTTCATTTAGGCACTGGTGGTGTCATCCAAGCGTCTGTCATTCGGAACACCGTGAAGACGCCGTTCGAGCACTGTTATCACATTATGTTGCTTCGTTCTTCTTGTTGATAACAGGAATGGGCCGGGTTGGGGAGTAAATCTGGGTTGGGGAGCTGAAAAGGGAATGGGATTAGGGCtgattttttgaaagaattaaaTGGGGGATGGGCTATTGAAAAGTTAAAATAGAAGAGGCCCAAAATGGTTTGCCCCAATGGATTAAATTGGTAACTAGATGAGGTGAATTAATTAAAAccttcttaattttaacaaaataaaataatcgacTTGATTAAGATACAATCAATCCGAAAATGTAAACTTATTTAGTAAAGCATTAAACCCAATAGAAAATCCTTTTAAGACGATTATCGAATAATCCTAAAATATACTAGTTCTATACATAAATACGCAACATATATCTACTGTAAAAAATTACGAAACAACGATAAGATTAAATTAGAccaacatgaaaaaatatttaaactttataagatcaattgtttcaaattaattaaattaagaagcTCCTTAATTAATTCATATCATCGATGGTCAAagttgggtgtcaacaactgtccctcattttacctGATTTGATGCAtgaaattcgaggaaaatgaaattgaccaaaccaattttgaccgaccccACATTCATCTTTAGGAAAGAGAATTGGTACGGATTTTAGGAATTATGGTCAAACCCCAAAAAATGGGtctcctacatatctcaggcaaCATGAGAATTCatgccacttgtagttcgataagctTGATTTGACGCACGATTCTAAAAAGTTCAAAATCCATCCCGATATCGAATTATGAAGGGACCAAAATGCTCGAGGATAAGATTTAAGAGCGAGTGTTGGAGTACagccgagttttcaacattgagcccgcctacatatccttaaaccatAGGATTCAGGCTActtgtagttcgactcgatcggtggaaaaggaaatctattttgCTAGACAACCTTTGGTTCTGTATAAGTGACAAATTAAATCGAGTATGAAAAGGATATTTGTAACCTCTAAGCCATGAGTGTGGTGCACCTCAtacccataattaagaacttataCTGACAGAATTTCCAAAGCTCTAGGcgcattgtcactcagattTGAAATTTGCCTTCGGCAACTACCAAAATTTCCAGATGCGAGACTAAACTGAGGGAAACTGAAGAAAAAACCACATGCcttctgataggggtgtggtttgattgtggtggaagtcacTCCTCTGCTCGCATCCTAAGAGTTTGACGCTCCTTTTGGACTATatcccagttcgctgctaagaaaaagttccacgttgtgctgcatcctttttgacATCGTCCACACCTGTGGTATGttttggaggattcatcctttcggatgctctcgacaaagactgagataaaactcgtcagcaTAAAAAACGCAATCAAGATGGAAGGCAATGTATGTTACCGTGTCGACACTTAATTGCTCTTCTCGACATTGGACATCAGCTCGATCGGTttgacgtaaagcaaataaagcttatgtcttgtgTTGGCAATGCAATCTTCAATATACTCTTCATGCGATGTCAACATAAATGAAGGTTGATGCAGTGCTAATATTTTCTCTTGATGTCGTCTTTTATGCTCTTTTTGATGCttacttttataaaaataaaagaatgcagTTGATATCGATGGTTAAATATTTCTCTTGAGATGCACGATTCCTTCTCTTGGTGGTGCATGATTTCTTCCGGGGCATGAATATGTTCctgtgatgcataaatttctgcgaggtatgaatatcttcttgcgatgcataaatttctgtgAGGTAtaaaatcttctcgtgatgcataattTCTgtgaggcatgaaatcttctcgcgatgcataattttctgcgaggcatgaaatcttctcacgatgcataattttctgcgaggcatgaaatcttctcgcgatgcctaacttctgcgaggcatgaatatcttctcgcgatatTGGGTATTAACTCACGATGCATGATCTTATGCGATGCATGGTATCGTGATGCAtcgatcttccgcgatgcattaatattgactcgcgatgcatggatcTTCCacgatgcatggatattgactcgcgatgcatgattttctgcgaTGCAtaaatattgactcgcgatgcatgatcttccgcgatgcatagATATTGACTCGCTATGCATGGATCTTCCAtgatgcatggatattgactcgcgatgcatgatcttcttgGTGCCTTCTGGATAATCATATCGTCTCAATTGATGATAACGGTAAAATGACTTCCAGATAGTATATTGTCTTGATAGAAAATAGAACAAATGACCCCTCTGGAATGTATTGTATTGATCGACAATGAAATAAATGGCCCCTCCGGGTACTGTATTGTCTTGAtagacaataaaaataaatgatccCTCCGGGTAATGTATAATATCATATTTGACATTATGATGCTAACGACGTCCTATACGGAAACCGTAAACTCTTTCTTGAGATTCTCGCTTGATTCACCTTCGAATCTAGCTGGACGTTCCTTATAAACTTCATGTTGTGGGAAATTGActgaaataaacaattcatattgCCAAGTCTCCGGTATaagcaatataaaataattcctATGTCTACAGGAACACCGTTAAATTTTTGGAGAGCTTTCTCCTCCCTGACTTCTCCATGTTTGTCGATCGGAAGAATTTGCTGATATCAAAGCAAAGCTATAAACATGCGTCCACAGAagaattgttagttttaaaacggactgatctgtgtcgattctTCAATTGTCTTCTCATTGTCCTGCTATCTCCGATTGATTTTCCTGATCTCCcaactcttgatagataagacaatATATTTTATGTCAAAACAAATGAAAGACAGAAGGAaaaatttttaggaaaacaaattttgaaaagtaatATTTTGAAAAGGGTCACTGCCGAATGTCATGTCACGTCAGGCTTAGCGAACTTCTTTGAGCTTGATGCTTGGAGGTATATCTGATTATTCTCCGGAAGTATTCAAAACCAGTCTAGACTTGTAGATAAACCCACgctgaaattttgaggccatcctcaaaatttttgTCCCAGTTAACTGTCTTGCTTATCTTTCAACTGTAACTGAGTAGATCGCGgtatttttgagatcctctcataaattctgtcccagttgcgAATCTCAAAATATCTTCAGTCTTGACTTGTTGAGGAAAAATCTTCTTCTCGAGAATTTTTAAgttcctctcaaaaattctgtcccaatttctattgtaaagaggTATAGAAATCTTTTGAgagatatgaccgaacccttgtggcgcctacgtatcccgttgaggcaggaatcaggtcaaacgtagttcccccttAAATGTTAACAAAAGtaagaaatttacaaagaaaccAACTGAGGCcaacataggccgcctacgtatctcattcttgagaattcaggtcgaacgcaGTTTAAACACAACGAAATATTAAAAGGAATAAATGGGGTGatcgaggccgacataggccgcctacgtatctcattcttgagaattcaggtcagacgtagttcattagaAGAGGGATAAAACTTTAAGCAAATTAAATACAAGCAAACAAAATGATTACAAGTAAATAACAGAAACGCAAACCAAAGCTTCAcacgtagtatctcttgacaacGTTTGAGTTGATAGGTTTCATCCATGcggtgccatccatctccgacaggaccaaagcacctccagataatactttTCAAACCATGTAAGGGCCTTGCCAATTTGGTGCGAATTTTTCTTTGTACtcatcttgatgaggaaaaGTGCGCTTAAGTACTAACTGAGTGATTTCAAAAGTTCTAGCTCTTACTCTCTTGTGGAAAGCGCGAATTATTCTCTATCGATATAGTTGACCGTGACAAACgacaaccattctcttctcatcaatcaaagttaaCTGATAAATTCTCTTGCTCACCCATTTAGCATTACTCAACTCAGCctcttggatgattctcaacGATGATATTTCAACTTTAGCAGGTATGACTGCTTCTTATCCATATACTAGCATGTATGGAGTAGCTCCAGTCGATGTTCTGACAGTCATTCGATAACCCGATAGAGCATATGGAAAcatctcatgccaacctcgatgattgtcaatcattttcctcaaaatcttcttgatgttcttgTTGGCAGCCTCTACAGCTCCATTCATTTGCGGATGATAAGCGGTTGAGTTTCGGTGAGTAATCTTAAACTGCTCACATATttctctcatcaagtgactgttgagattcgcaccattatcagtaatgatggatttTGGTACTCCAGAcctgcatatcagattgttgcaAACAAAATCAACCACAGCTCTCTTGGTTACCGCCTTGTAAGAAGCTGCTTCACTTacttggtgaaataatcaatggcaaccaaaataaatctgtgtccattagaagcggCTGGCTCTATCGGATTGATGACGTCCATACCCCAAGCTGAAAATGGACAAGGTGAACTCATATCATCATTCTCCATGGTCATCCAGAAATAACCGGCTCAAAGGATCATTCTTGCCAAAGTGAGCCCATTCATATGCGTGCCACAAACTCcagcatgtatctgttcaataagctTTGAGACTTCAACATCATCGACGCATCTGAGGAGACCTAAATCTGGGGTCCTCTTGTACAGGATTTATCCACTTAGAAAGAATTTGAGAGCCATACGACGTATCGACTTCTTCTGGTTGGACGTAGCATCTTCGGGATAAATCCCGgactccaaatacttctttatatcaaaatataatggCAAACTGTCTGGTTCCGCCTCAACATGTGAACAAAGGACCGGATGTTCTTTCAGCTCTATGTCCAGAGGATCAATGTAATCAGTATCTGGATGTTTAATCATTGAAGCAATGGTGGCAAGGGCATCAGCcaattcattttgtattctggTAGTATGTTTGAACTCGATCTTACAAAATCTTTTGCACAGCTTCTGTACATACTGCACGTTAGTTATCATCTTCGGGTTCTTCACGACCCACTCTCCTTGAACCTGATGAATCAACAGATCTGAATCTCCGATAACAAACAACTTGTAGACAGTCATGTCGATGGCCATTTTTCAACCAAAGAATACAAGCTTCATATTCAGCCATGTTGTTTGTGCAATTAAATCGAGCTTAGTTTCCATAGGATAATGCTGACCAGATTCTGCCACTAAGACTGCTCTGATACCTTTACCTTGGTGATTTACTGCTCTATCAAAGAATAGTCTACAACCGGGATATGCTTCGAAAATATCTTCACCGACGaatgacacttcttcatcgtgaaaataagtcttaagcGGTTCATACTCTTTATCAAGAGGgttttctgcaagatgatcagccaaggcctgTGCCTTTATTGccttctgagtcacatacacaatataaaattcactcaacaacatttgccaGTTAGATAACTTTCCGGTCGGCATCACTTTCTTGAAAATATACATCAATGGATCCATTTTTGAAATGAGATATGTAGTGTAGGAAGACAAGTAATGCCTCAACTTCTGAGCAAGCCAAGTCAAAGCACAACATGTTCTCTCCAATAGAGTGTAACGAGACTCGTTATGGAGTAAACTTATTGCTTATGTAATAGATAGACCTTTCCTTCTTTCCTGTCTCGTCTTGTTGACCAAGTACGCATCCGAATGAACTATCCGAGATGgacaaatacaacaacaaagGATTCCCTTCTCGCGGAGGAACCAGTACCGATGGATTGGACAAATAGTTCTTAATAGCATCAAAAGCAGTCTGACACTGTTCAGTCCACTTTGTCAGAGCAtctttcttcaacaacttgaagataggctcacacaccacggttgattgagctatgaatcgacTGATGTAGTTTAACCTTCCTAAGAAATTCATCACTTCTTTCTTAGTCTTCGgaggaggtaactcttgaatcgCCTTAATCTTGGAAGGGTCAAGCTCAATACCTCTTCTACTGACTATAAGTCCCAAAAACTTGCCAGCTGGTACTCCAAAAGCACATTTAGCGGGATTCAACTTTAAGTTATACCAACGCTGACGATCAAAGAATTTCTTCAAATGTGTCAAGCGGTCCAAACTTTCGTGGGACTTGATTATGACATCATCCACATACACCTCCATCTCTTTATgaatcatatcatgaaatatagtCGTCATATCCCTCATATAGGTAGCATTAGCATTCTTGAGGCCAAATGGCATCACCCTGTAATGATACACACCCGAAGGTGTAATAAAAGTTGTCATTTCTGCATCTTCCTTGTCCATCAGAATCTGATGATAACATGCGTAGCAATCCACAAATGAAtgcatttcatgcttagcacaGTTATCAATCAGAATATGAATGTTTGGCAatggaaaattatcctttggGCTTGCTTTGTTGAGATCTCTATAGTCAACACAAATTCTTATCTTTCCGTCTTTTTTGGCGACCGAAACAACACCAACCAAGTCGGGTATTGCGTTACTTCCACCAATTTGGACTCAATCTACTTGGTGATCTCTTCTTTAATCTTCAGACTCAACTCGGGCTTGAATTTCTGAGCCTTCTGCTTCATCGGACTGAACCCTAGAGTAATCGGCAATTTGTGAGACACTACATTGCTACTCAACCCTTGCATGTCGCTGACTTCCCAGACGAACACATCAATGTACTCTATGAGTAAATGAATTAGGACCTTTCTTTGATCTTTATTCAAATGAACGCTGATTTTGACCTCTTTGACACACTCTTGGTCTCCTAGGTTTACAGTTTCAGTTTTCTCTAAATTCGGCTTATGCTGGTTTCCAAACTGCAGAAACTATTCACCAACATATTCAGGTGCCTCAGTTTCATCTTCATCAACCATTTCATCATCTGCCTCATTTTGTTTGTtcagctcgtgacatgacatgacattggcaggtttaaaacttatattattGAAACCATAAATAGACAAAGTTAGGAAAGTAGAATATAGTACATAAATAATTAAGCAAATTTTTAATAGAGGAGGCTTTTAATTGAATTGGAAAAACAGTGCAAACTTTAGCCATGGCAAGGGCCATGTTGCCTTTTTAAGCATCACAAGAAAACTTAAAAGTTCAGATAAGCAAAATGATAggtctcgggcctcttccgGACTAATGCCCTTCTACCAAGGAGTTTGGTGAATCAGGATCGGCGTGGAGATCCAATTCTGCAGCATCTCCCCGGGCTCAGCATCACGGATACCATCTAGCTCAACCTCTTCCTCAATAACAACATCAGTCTCCTCGTAAAGGCCGCAGATTCCTTCCCCAATGTCGTCGGGCTCGGTATATTCTCGGATCGGGAATGATTGATACATATGAGGGATTGGCTTAGCCAATGCTTGATCATTCTTCTTCTTAGCCTTCATATCATCATctgtggggatgtaccccaaaccatatctgTCTCCTTTGACGGGGACCGAAACAGGCTCAATAATTCCTTCGGAATTTCTTCCCAATCCAAAACCAAGTTTGAACCCATTTTGCAGCATCACAGTGGCAAACATCTTATACACGGTGGGCGTAGGAGGTTGTGGGGCCAAATCATCACCGGTGGCATTTACCAGCTCCACCATGTAGAAATTAGTACCTCGAGACACTTCATTGATAATCGGCGCCTGTCTGCCAGAATGACTACCTTCGCCATGAATGACTAGCTCTTTGTTCTTCCAAACGAGTTTCATCATCTGATGCAGGGTAGAGGCACAACTCCAGCCATGTGAATAAAAGGCCTTCCTAGAAGAAGGTTGTAGCTGGTGTCAATATATAGGACTTGAAACTGTGTGCTAACCTCGGCAGGGCCCAATTGGATAACCAGATCTACGACTCCCAAGGTATCTCTTTAGACCCCATTGAAGGATCTCACATTAAATTGATTTTGCTCAAGTTTTCCCAAGACAAACTTTAACTGCCTTATCATCGACAACGGGCAGATGTTCAGACCAGATCAATCATTTACTAAGACGCGATTGATAACCTTTTCGTGATAGACGACAGTGATATGTTATGACTTTTTGTGGGACTTGCCTTCAAAAGGCAGTTCATCGTCCCAAAAGCTGATTCGACGCCCTCGAATAACCTGGTGGATCATAGCGGCCGCGTTATCGATGCTCGTGCCCGCGGGTACATACGTATCATCGAGATCCTTCATCAAAGCTTGCCTGTGCGATTGTGAATTCATCAGCAGGGCCCATACAGAAATCTGGGCTGGAATCTTCTCCAAATGTTTGACAATAGAATAATCTTTTGGCTACATTCTTCTCCAGAATTCCTTTGCCTCACCCTCGTTTATTGGCCTTTtagcttgatccttcttttgaCCTCCGAGAGCAAGCTCCTCAGGAGTATAACATCTTCCGGATCAGGTCATACCTTGTGCAGCAGCAAGGCAACAACCTTTGCAGGTGTCAAAATAACgaactctttcttctctttgatgCTCAAGGAAGCTACAACCTTTTCCAGCTCGTCATGAACGATTGGAGTTATCACTATCGTCCCACACCAATCATCATCTATTTCTATCATACTGACGTTGCCGCCTCCATGATTCAGAAAAGGATTGGTATTGACTTTAGGTGCAGCTGGTTGGAGAGAAACCACCTCTTGGTCAATTAAATCCTGATTCTTGTGCTTGAGGTTGTACAATCCTCAGTACCATGCCCAACACGgttggaatgataagcacatccCTGATCTGGCCTATAGAATTTCGAATTGATATCTATAGATTTGGGCCCCACTAGGTGGATATATCCGGACGCAGCCAGTCGCTCGTACAACTTTGTTCATCTTTCTACGAGCGCGGTGAAATTCCTCGAAGGTTTCTTCTCGAACCGAGGTTGAGGGGGGTCATAACTTCCTTGTAGGGGAGGCATCTGTTGATAACTTTGATTGTTCGGACGGGGAGCTTGATTTCTGGGATATGACTTTGTCTGGTAAATTTGCATTGGAGCTTGGTAGTTCAGGTGGGAATTTTGATATGAtggagcttggacttgataCACAGGAGGGGGTGCTCGTTAGCTTGACTACACGTTAGCATAGTTGGGAGAAACAT
The nucleotide sequence above comes from Solanum pennellii chromosome 9, SPENNV200. Encoded proteins:
- the LOC107030052 gene encoding uncharacterized protein LOC107030052, with the protein product MAIDMTVYKLFVIGDSDLLIHQVQGEWVVKNPKMITNVQYVQKLCKRFCKIEFKHTTRIQNELADALATIASMIKHPDTDYIDPLDIELKEHPVLCSHVEAEPDSLPLYFDIKKYLESGIYPEDATSNQKKSIRRMALKFFLSG